The genome window ggcctgtactgtaatgaTTTCAAGCAACAGGTGGTGCTCTAAAGTAAGGGCATAATAATCCATTACTTTATCAATATTCCGAACTAACGACTCCTTTTTGCAACACATTagtataaaaaagtatttttttattatattattttaaatatatatacagtacaggccaaaagtttggacacgaccttctcctcattcaatgcgttttctttattttcatgactatttacactgtagattgtaactgaaggcatcacaactgtgaatgaacacatgtggagttatgtacttaacaaaaaaaggtgaaataactgaaaacatgttttatattctagtttcttcaaaatagccaccctttgctctgattactttttcccacactcttggcattctctcgatgagcttcaagaggtagtcacctgacatggttttcacttcataggTGTGCTAGAAGCtcctcgagagaatgccaagagtgtgcaaagcagtaatcagagccaagggtggctattttgaagaaactacaatataaaatcagtttttagttattttttgttaagtacagaactccacatgtgttcaatcatagttttgatgccttcagtgacaatctacaatgtaaatagtcatgaaaataaagaaaacgcattgaatgaggaaaaggtgtgtccaaacttttggcctgtactgtatatgtttttttttatatttcattattagtattataaatGATAATTGGCTAATTTGATTACTAACTATAATTACAGGAATTTAGTTGAATTTCCATCCCAGGCGGTGGCAATAAATTGTAGGGTGGTTTTAGGGGCATCAAGTAAATAAATATGCAAGTTATTTGCATTTTTAACACCAAGGGTAAGCTACTGTACAATAAATACTGTATGGAACACATCAAGCTAATGGAAGGTATAAATAAGGCTGGTTATTATGTACAAGGTCAAATTAGAGGCAATATTTACACTGCTAATATTGTCAGTAGTTGTTTTAAAGGTCCAGTAGTCATGTGACATTACCATCAAGTCAGCAGGTGGAGGAACCATCCGGGGAGCTGGTTCTGGAATGTTCCGTGGGCAAGCGGGGCGGGGCCGGGGGCGGGAAGGACGGCGACTGGAGGATGTCGGCGTAACGCTGGCTAGGTTTGGTTTCCCTCTGCAGAACTTTCCTCAGCAGGGGTTTCAGGAGCCCGATGGTCAGGTGACCACTCTGGGGGTCGGCAAAGGGAGCAGGGGAGGGGCTGGACGTGAGGGACATGGGGAGGGGCTGGGGGGTGCTGGGCGGAGGGAGGTTTTTCAGCACCAGGTTAAGAATGGTGGTGACGGTGAGGTCCTCGGGGCAGAGGGCCCACAGCAGGTCCAGGTAAGGGTCCAGGTCTCGGTGCTGTGCCACCTCACACAGCAGCGTGGTGAAGATCTCTTTATTGAGCAGTGGACTCTGCTTGCAGAACTTCTGAGCCATTTGGGTGACCCGCTCCCACTGCTGCCGCCTGATCAGGATCCTCAGCGCCTGGAGGATGGCGTTGGGCCGCCCGCTGGCCATCAGCAATTCCACCTCCAGGTCCTGGGGCTGGTCGCTCTCCTTCCGCACAGAGGACAGGACGGCCAGGGCGCGCTTGTAGAGCGGCACGTTGTTCTCGCTCCAGGAGGAGGCGGCCAGGCTCAGGCCCAGCCCGGCCGAGCCCTGCTGCTGCTGGCCCAGCTCCAGGAACCTGGGCAGCCAGGCGGGCTGGAAGCGTAAAACTGAATGGCAGAGAAGCTCGAAGACGGGCAGGGTGGCGCTGGTGGATTTGGACGTGCAGTTTGCGTTGTGGTCCGCTTTGGCCGGGCTGTACCGGTGCTTGGAGCTGCCGTTCGCCACCGCCAGCGAGGCCGGCACGCTCGGGGGCGGACTGAGGACGCTTTTCCACACATCTGGAGGGGCCCGGCTGGACAGGGAGGCCTCCCCGTTGCAGTGCAGCTGGAGAGCGGCTTGGGCCGCCCTCCACGCCTGGCAGGGGAAAAGGTTAAAGATGGAGTTGAGGTAGAGCAGCTCGTCGTGATCCAGCTCAGAAGTGGACAGCAGCCGGCTCACTTCCTTCTCCACCAAACTCTCGCAAAGAGCCTCCACCTCGTCCTCAGTGCTCCCGACCAAACTCCCCTTCAGCTCCTCCATGGCGACCAGGGCCTTCAGCTCAGGCTCCAGGGAGACTTGCAGCTTGTCTTGCCCCGCCGCACATCCTCCATTTTGCGCCGCTTCCGCCGCTTTCTGCTTGGGCCCCGAGCTGAGGAAGTCCCTGAGGATGGACGCTAAAGAGATGGGAGCCTGGAACTTGCCTCCTTTCTTCAGCGCGTCCACAGTCAGCCGGGTGCGACTCAAGCTCCTCTGCTGGTAGTACTTGCAGGCCTCCTCGAACACGGCCTCCACCAGGAGCGCGCCGGGGTGGATGTTCTCCGCCGCGGACTTCACTTTTAGGTCTTGTCGCGACACTTTATAAAGTCCAGTTTTTGAGAACAAGTGAGGCGGTCCGTCAGCCTGATTAGCAAACAAAACCCCCTCACTTTTTAGTGTTATGGTTTCCAGCTCCCTCCCACACTCCAAGTCTAGAAGATGCAGGTTTCGACCCACTAGAACCAGCAACGTGTCCTCGAACGTGCAGATGCTGGTCCGCGTCCGCTCGTTCTCCGCCAGCTTGTGTACGCGTCGCAGCGTCCCGTCTTTCTG of Entelurus aequoreus isolate RoL-2023_Sb linkage group LG09, RoL_Eaeq_v1.1, whole genome shotgun sequence contains these proteins:
- the LOC133657165 gene encoding BLOC-2 complex member HPS6, with the protein product MSRFVLQQLEDFVDYTNKSETLNATDDVRLSPDGRHVHVILSKPKVSLVTLDKYDRHQLVHNQRTLDLCPTRLVPIVDVLYLDNNDSGKGDFVSAAVVYENGKAEFWKFHEGEGGWSLMQTSDLCNSPRAKVVSVCACSDLIIWCEERSPSESAPGLASARGKLRHCVCRRDYQLQKGSVILGGVRISLHNNPKFTVMASGEYVHLLPASPLGKFFLSWCPRRDSFRVGATCRATPVKKDSAAESDFRKLMADCLGYLSALDAPEICDVSPAACGGLLMLLDTGWVCLLQKDGTLRRVHKLAENERTRTSICTFEDTLLVLVGRNLHLLDLECGRELETITLKSEGVLFANQADGPPHLFSKTGLYKVSRQDLKVKSAAENIHPGALLVEAVFEEACKYYQQRSLSRTRLTVDALKKGGKFQAPISLASILRDFLSSGPKQKAAEAAQNGGCAAGQDKLQVSLEPELKALVAMEELKGSLVGSTEDEVEALCESLVEKEVSRLLSTSELDHDELLYLNSIFNLFPCQAWRAAQAALQLHCNGEASLSSRAPPDVWKSVLSPPPSVPASLAVANGSSKHRYSPAKADHNANCTSKSTSATLPVFELLCHSVLRFQPAWLPRFLELGQQQQGSAGLGLSLAASSWSENNVPLYKRALAVLSSVRKESDQPQDLEVELLMASGRPNAILQALRILIRRQQWERVTQMAQKFCKQSPLLNKEIFTTLLCEVAQHRDLDPYLDLLWALCPEDLTVTTILNLVLKNLPPPSTPQPLPMSLTSSPSPAPFADPQSGHLTIGLLKPLLRKVLQRETKPSQRYADILQSPSFPPPAPPRLPTEHSRTSSPDGSSTC